The genomic window TAAACTTGTCTTTTTCTTTTTGGGTTAAAGGTTCCGTTCCGTCGAATTTGAAGGTATACTCTTTATCGTTGTCCACTTTTTCCTGGCCTCTGTCATAGCGATAATAGAAATCCTGCGCTTCTTTGTCCTTATCTACATAGAAGGTAATATTTTTATCTTCCCTGTTTCTGATTTTTGAAATGTCTTCAAATTCATTCTGAGCAGGCTTGTCAACTTTGTACTTCGTTTCTTTGGCCTCTCTTGGCTGCGTATTCAGATCCGGTGTGGCGATGGTTACTTTATCGATCGCAATATCCACAGGATCCGTTCCGTAGAACCAGCCTCTCCAGAACCAGTCGAGGTCTTCGCCGCTCGCGTCTTCCATTGTTCTGAAGAAATCCGCAGGTTCAGGATGTCTGAAGGCCCATCTTTTCGCATAGGTTTTAAATGCTTTGTCGAAAAGTTCTCTTCCCATAATGGTTTCACGAAGAATATTCAGCCCTGTTGCCGGTTTTGAGTAAGCATTCGGACCGAACTGGATGATGTTTTCCGAATTGGACATAATAGGTTCCAACTGATCTTTCGGAAGCTTCATGTAATCCGTGATCGTCCATGCCGGACCTCTTTTGGACGGGAATTTATTGTCCCATCTTTCTTCGGTAAGGTATTCCACAAAAGTGTTCAGTCCTTCGTCCATCCAGCTCCATTGTCTTTCGTCGGAATTGATGATCATCGGGAAGAAGTTGTGTCCTACCTCATGAATGACTACCCCGAGCATACCGTTCTTGATCCCTTCGGAATAGGTTCCGTCTTTTTCCGTTCTTCCGTAGTTGAAACAGATCATCGGGTATTCCATTCCGTTGGCGGCTTCCACCGACTGGGCTACCGGATAAGGGTAAGGAATCGTAAACTCCGAATATGTTTTGATCGTATGGGCTACCGCTTTCGTTGAATATTTACGGTATAAATTGTAGGCTTCTTTCGGGTAAAAGCTCATGGCCATTACCTTGTTGTTGTTTTCAGGAATAGTAACGCCCATTCCGTCCCAAACGAATTTTCTTGAAGACGTCCAGGCAAAATCCCTTACGTCATTCGCCTCAAAGCTCCAGGTTTTTCTCTGCTTGGAATGGTTTTTCTCCGCTCTTTTCGCTTCATCCAGGGTTACGATTTCTACCGGTTCCGTTGAAGTTTTAGACTTATTATATCGAGCCAGCTGTTCAGACGTTAAAACCTGGTCGTAGTTTTTACATTCTCCCGTTCCGCCGACTACATGGTCTGCCGGAACGTTCATGTTTACTTTAAAGTTCCCGAAAACAAGGGCAAATTCGCCTCTCCCGGTAAACTGGTGGTTCTGCCATCCGTGGAAATCGCTGTATACACACATTCTCGGATACCATTGCGTCATGGTATACAGGTCGTTTCCGTCTTCGGCAAAGTTTTCATAACCGCCGCGGCCGCCCATTTTGATCCGGTTCGGAATGTTGTAGTTCCAGTCGATTTTGAAGACCAGCTTTTCTCCTTTTTTCAGCACCTTTGGCAGGTCGATGCGCATCATGGTTTTATTGACCGTATATTTCAGCGGTGTTCCGGAAGCATCGGTTACTTTTTCAAGATTTACCCCGTATCCGTTATCGGAAGCCGGTAATTCGGAAGCTTTCAGCTGCTGGTCCGTGGCTGCTTTCGGCAGGGTAGAGGAGGAAGGGAAATCGGCCTTCTTCACCGTCGACTGCTGGTTTTCGTCCAATTGCAGCCAGATGTAATCCAGATCGTCCGGAGAATTGTTGTAATACGTAATGGTTTCCGAACCTTTTAGATTCCTCTTATCTTCGTCAAGGTAAGCATTGATGGTGTAATCCGCCCTGTTCTGCCAGTAGCCGTGGCCCGGTGCTCCAGAGGCCGTTCTGTAGATGTTGGGCGTGGGAAGGATGGTTCCCAACTGTTCGAACCTGTTTCCGTGGTTGCTTCCCGGATTGTTCTGAATATTTTGTGCGGTGAAACCTGTATACGCAAATACAGAAAGGGAAAGTATGGCAACTTTTAGTTTCATAACCGAAATTGTTTTAAGAATTTTCAAATATAATGATAAGTAGCTGAAAAACCGGAAATGTTTCAGCGTTAAAAAGGAATTCTTTCCAATGTCATTTTCAGGGACAGTGCAAAAACTCCGGAAGAGACAAAAAGTACCCAGTCTTTCTGGTTTACCTTGAATATTTTAAGCAGGATCAACAGGAAGATCAGGATCCCGAAAACGATGGCTATCTGGCCCAGTTCCAGTCCGATATTAAAACCCAACAGCGGAACCGCAATGCTCTGGCTTTTGGCAATCATCACCCTTGCTGTATTGGCAAACCCCATTCCGTGAATCAGCCCGAAAATCAGAGCTAAATAATAATTGGCCTTCATCAGCGTCTGCTTTTTATTCTTCATCAGGATATTGTCCAGCGATGTTATAACAATAGTCAGCGGAATCAGGAACTCTACCCATGCGGAATTGATTCTGATAATATCAAAAGTACTCAAAGCCAAGGTAATCGAATGGCCGATGGTAAAAGCCGTGATCAGGATTAAGATCTGTTTTAAATCATTAAAAGAATAAACGGCAATCAATGCTAAGACAAAAAGCTGATGATCAAGGGCATCGAGTGAAATAATGTGCTCCCAGCCCAGGTTGAGGTAAAATAAAAAATCCTGCATGTTCTAAATCATTTATCGAACTGCGATGATACAAAATTTATTTTAACTTTGTGTAAAATTAAACGGTATGATTGTCAATATAGAATTAGAAAATACGGCAGATTTCGCGTTTATAAAACAGCTTCTGGAAAATATCAAAGGCATCAAGTCGGTTTCTATAGAGCAGAATAACGAAATATATGAAGACGGCACACCAAAATGGTTTATCGAAAAGCTGTCTGAATATGCTGATAGTCTTGAAGAGAAAGACATGATTTCCGAGGAAGAGTTTTTTGCAAACGCCAGAAAAAAAGTATGCGAATTATATTCTCGGAAATAGCGAGCCGAAGTTATGAAGATATCATTGAATTTCTTTCCAGAAATTGGACTGAGAAAGAAATCAGCCTGTTTATCGATGAAGCAGAAAAGGTAGCCGGTAAATTAAAAAAAGGTAAATTTAATTTATATCAAAAATATTCTCATGATGTCCGTTCTGCGTTGATCGGTAAAAAACACGTACGGATGTTCTTCAGAAAAGAAAATGATGATCTGATCAAAGTTCTTCTTTTTTTCGATATGCGGCAGGATCCGCAAAAACTATTAGATTTGTTGTCATGAAAAAGCTTCTTCTCTTTTTTTCGGTCCTATTTGTATTTTTCTCTTTTACACGGGCAAAGCATCCTTATCATGTAGGCTCGGTGGAAATCAATTATAATCAGAAATCAAAAACTTTTGAAGTCACCGGACGTTTTTTTCTGGATGACCTGGAGAACGGATTGAATACGAAATACGGAAAATCCCTTCACTTTAATGATCCGAAATTTAAAACCCAGCTCAACGAATCCCTGAAAAATTACACCGCTGAATATTTTAAGCTTAAAGCCAACAACAAATTCCTGAATGTGAATTATGTGGGTTATGAAGAAGATCATGAGTCGATCAATGTTTATCTTGAATCTGAAAAGGTAGATACTCCTAAAAAAGTAGAAGCTGCCGTAAGTTTTCTTTATAATTTATTTGACGATCAGATCAATATCGTTCATATCATCGTGAACGGGGAGAGAAAAAGTGAAAAACTGACCTATCCAAACCGGTATCTGTTTCAGCAGTTTTGATTAGTTTTCCATCTGCAGCAGGGCATTGATTCCTCGGGCATGCTCCAGCAAATCAGGGAAGAAATTATTATAACATTCTTGAAGAAAATTTTTATTTTTCAGGAAAGCTTCATGAACGGGAATATCCTTGTCTAAATATTTAGCTTTATTAAGAACGTTCCGCATGCTGTAACCGATGTTTTTATCATACCGGTAATTGTAAAGCCAGTCGCCTTCTTCCATTTTTGCCAGCATTCTCCTAAAATTTTCGGGCAGGTATTCGTAATTTTCATTTAGAACACGATAGACTTTTACAGAATGGTTTTTCCAGCCCTGTACAGAATGTAAATTCAGATCGTTGGCTAAAAAATAATCCATTGAAACATCCACAAAAGCCCCGGCATACAATCTTACTAATGGCGCAAACACCTTTTTTGCTTCATGAATGGCAGGGTGGGCGTCCGTAAAAGTGTCAATGGCGCGGTGCAGCGTAATTCCGTCCTGAATATCTTTCGGGAACGAAAAACGGTCCCTGTTCCGGATAAAATCCTCCAGGAACTGGCCGACGATCTGCCCGTCGGTAAAGGTAAGGAAGGAATGAGCCAAATAATTCATAAACGAATATAGAAATTTTTAGTCAGAATCCTGTTGTTGCTAAATGTTTCTACCCACACTCCTTTTTCGATTTCGGAATATTTAAAATTAATGGGAATTTTAGAGATTTCTTTTGAAGAAATCAAGCTTATCAAAAGTTCATCAGTACTGACCACACATTTTATCTGAATAGGAAATGAAAATGGATTTTGTATTTGCAGGTCTTTGTAGCCATAGACCACCGTGCAGTCTGAACCTAAAGGAGTGAAACGCTCATTCTCTTTATAAATATCAATGGAATGGTGAAATCTCTCAATAATTTTTAAACCGGATTGTAAAGCAAGAAAATATATAATAGAAGAAAACTGACAGATTCCACCTCCGAAATCGCTTGAAATATTTTTTTTGATTAAATTTCGACCTTCTTTGAAGCCATTTTTTTTACTGGGCTTTCCAATCAATTTCCAGAAAGAAAAAACTTCGTTGGGTTTAATGATCAAATTGTTAATTTTTTCTTCTACAATTTTTAAATTATGGATCTTATTCTCATGAAATTCACTTTTTTTAATAGTCTGATGCAGCTCAATTTCATATTTTCCAATTTTATCCGGGCTGTAATTCTTCGAATAACAATATTGTGTTTTTCGTTCATCAAAATATCTTTGCAATAATTTTAACTGCATTTTCCAATGATGTGGAATCCATTCTCTTAATTGTTGTTTCATATCTTTTCCAGAATAGCAATATGATAAGAAGCCCAGTTTTTCAGGAAAGTTTTACACAATAAAATATCAAGAGACAAAAAATATTTTCTTAAACCTTTAGGAATTCTGTGGATGGGAAACAGTAAAATTCCAGTTGTAGTTTTTATTTTCCATCGTTTCTCTGATAATTCAGCAATTTCTTTTGGTGCAAAACGGTTTCCGGCATGCCAATCCTCCTGTGGCGAAATAACCTTTCGTCTTCTTTTAGTTGGATAATCGAAAATTAAAGTGCCATTTTTATTTAATTTTGAATAGCATTCATTTAAAAAAGCTTCCGTTTCCTTTTTGTTTTGGTGCATGATTACGTGAAAGCAAAAAATGCAATCAAATTCATTGTTAAATGGTATTTGAGAAATCTCTCCTTTTGCCAGAATTTTTTCAGGATACTTTTGTCGGGCAGCATTAAGCATTTCTTCACTAAAATCTGTCCCGTGAGTCGCAAAATTCAGTAATCTTCCAGTTCCGCAGCCTAAGTCTAAAACTTTTGAATAATTTTTGTCTTTAAAAAAATAATTCAGAAAAGATCTTTCCTGCTGATCAATATATTTACCGTAGGAATTTCCGAAACGGTTTTCATCATAGTTAGCAGCAAGATTGTCGTAATACTTGAGAATGCTGGTTTTCATCATTGAATTTGTGTGTTAAAATAATCTTTCGTGAAAATCTTCGATTTTACTCACCTCTTCGATCTTGATCCCGAATTTCTTCTTGGGAAGCTTATTTAAGTTCGAAATAAAAATTTTCTCGTAACCTAATTTCTCAGCTTCGGTAATCCTCTGCTCAGCTTGGGCGATTGGACGTATTTCTCCACTCAGACCTATTTCTCCGGCAAAACAGTAATGTTCGGAAATGGCGACATCATCATTAGAAGATAGGATTGATGCGACGACCGCTAAATCCAGCGCGGGATCATCTGTCTTGATTCCCCCAGTGATGTTGAGAAAAACGTCTTTGGCTCCCAATTGAAATCCAGCCCTTTTTTCAAGGACAGCAAGAAGCATGTTCAGTCTTTTGGCATCAAAACCGGTGGAGCTCCTTTGGGGTGTCCCATATACTGCGGTACTCACCAACGCCTGGATTTCCAGAAGCATCGGCCGGTTTCCTTCCAACGTTACGGCTACCGAGTTTCCGGAAAGTTCCTCAAATTTTTTGGTAATGAGAATTTCGGAAGGGTTTTTAATTTCCTTTAATCCCTGAGAAACCATTTCATAAATCCCGATTTCGGAAGTAGAACCGAAACGGTTTTTATTGGCTCTCAGCAATCGGAATAAGTGATTCCGGTCGCCGTCGAAGTTTAAGACAACATCCACCATATGTTCCAGTACTTTCGGTCCGGCAATCTGTCCGTCTTTTGTAATGTGCCCGACTAAGAAAACCGGAACATTGTTTTCTTTGGCGTATTTAATAATTTCATTGGAACATTCCCTGATCTGGGAGACCGTTCCCGGTGAACTTTCGATCAGCTGGGACTGTAACGTCTGAATGGAATCGATAATCACAAAATCAGGCTCCAGTTTGTTGGCTTCATGAAGAATTTTCTCCAGATTGGTTTCTGTGAAAAGAAAGCAGTTCGGATTCTGGACATCGGTAAGACGGTCTGCTCTCATTTTAATCTGAGAGGCACTTTCCTCTCCTGAAACATAGAAGATTTTCTTTTTCATTTTAAGCGCCAACTGGAGGAGCAGGGTTGATTTTCCGATTCCGGGTTCACCTCCGATCAGCGTCACCGATCCTAAGACAATTCCGCCTCCAAGTACCCGATTCAGTTCTTCGGAAGGGGTTTTAATTCTCGGTTCTTCATTGGTTTCAACTTCAACGATGTTGATAACATGCTGTTTTGATTTTGAAAAAGGCGGAGTTTTATGGGATGAGGTTTTTTCCACAACTTCTTCCACCAAAGTATTCCATTGCCCGCAGTTCTTGCATTGCCCCATCCACTGGGAATACTGGGCACCGCAGTTCTGACAGAAATATGCCGTTCTTAATTTTGCCATACTGCGAAGTTCAAAATTTTTTTTGGATTTTGGTTTCGATTTTTAGTTAATTTTCGGCCATGAAAAATATTTTTTGAGCTTACTGGTATTTGTGGTCATGTCATTGTTACATGCGCAATTGGCAGATTGGGAAGTAAGTTTTCTGAAATTACCAGGCGGAAGTTATGGAATGTTGTCTGTATTTATGCTTATTCTCTGCTCCATAATTACCGGAATCGGTTTGCTTACGGTGATTATCTTTAGAAAAACGTATTATTCCATTCTGAGAACTGCTGTTTTATTTGAAATTATTTATCTTTTGTTTCTGATCATCTCAGGAAATACCCCTTTTTTATATTTTTATGAAACGACCAATGAAAACCTTTTAATGATAATGACATACGGAAATGCAATTGTGGTGTTTCTTATCATGTTTATAGCTCATTTATTATATTTAAAGATAATTCGTTGGGGCAGTAAAAAATAACATAGATCAACGTCTTATGATAATCACTTGTCTACCTTTGTCTAAGAAATTAATTAATAATATTATAATATGAAAAAAGTATTTTTAACTTTTGTACTGGCACTATTCAGTGTTGTAAGTTTTGCACAGACGGCGTGGAGTGTAGATCCAATGCATTCCTCAGTTAATTTTAACATCAAGCATATGGGGATCAGCTTTGTACAGGGAAGATTTGATAAGTTTGACGGAAAAGTAGTGACTGCTGGGGATAATTTGAACAATGCAGAGTTTTCTTTCTTTGTTGAGGTG from Chryseobacterium sp. SORGH_AS_0447 includes these protein-coding regions:
- a CDS encoding M1 family metallopeptidase encodes the protein MKLKVAILSLSVFAYTGFTAQNIQNNPGSNHGNRFEQLGTILPTPNIYRTASGAPGHGYWQNRADYTINAYLDEDKRNLKGSETITYYNNSPDDLDYIWLQLDENQQSTVKKADFPSSSTLPKAATDQQLKASELPASDNGYGVNLEKVTDASGTPLKYTVNKTMMRIDLPKVLKKGEKLVFKIDWNYNIPNRIKMGGRGGYENFAEDGNDLYTMTQWYPRMCVYSDFHGWQNHQFTGRGEFALVFGNFKVNMNVPADHVVGGTGECKNYDQVLTSEQLARYNKSKTSTEPVEIVTLDEAKRAEKNHSKQRKTWSFEANDVRDFAWTSSRKFVWDGMGVTIPENNNKVMAMSFYPKEAYNLYRKYSTKAVAHTIKTYSEFTIPYPYPVAQSVEAANGMEYPMICFNYGRTEKDGTYSEGIKNGMLGVVIHEVGHNFFPMIINSDERQWSWMDEGLNTFVEYLTEERWDNKFPSKRGPAWTITDYMKLPKDQLEPIMSNSENIIQFGPNAYSKPATGLNILRETIMGRELFDKAFKTYAKRWAFRHPEPADFFRTMEDASGEDLDWFWRGWFYGTDPVDIAIDKVTIATPDLNTQPREAKETKYKVDKPAQNEFEDISKIRNREDKNITFYVDKDKEAQDFYYRYDRGQEKVDNDKEYTFKFDGTEPLTQKEKDKFKNMTAYQIDFTNKGGLVMPIILEFTFEDGTKLKDKSSAQIWRLNEQKVSKTYYFDKKLKSIQLDPMRETADIDTSNNFWSYDGGNAQVSKFDLFKQKEAGATRGASNGKVNPMQAAGKKK
- a CDS encoding VanW family protein; the protein is MKQQLREWIPHHWKMQLKLLQRYFDERKTQYCYSKNYSPDKIGKYEIELHQTIKKSEFHENKIHNLKIVEEKINNLIIKPNEVFSFWKLIGKPSKKNGFKEGRNLIKKNISSDFGGGICQFSSIIYFLALQSGLKIIERFHHSIDIYKENERFTPLGSDCTVVYGYKDLQIQNPFSFPIQIKCVVSTDELLISLISSKEISKIPINFKYSEIEKGVWVETFSNNRILTKNFYIRL
- the radA gene encoding DNA repair protein RadA, whose protein sequence is MAKLRTAYFCQNCGAQYSQWMGQCKNCGQWNTLVEEVVEKTSSHKTPPFSKSKQHVINIVEVETNEEPRIKTPSEELNRVLGGGIVLGSVTLIGGEPGIGKSTLLLQLALKMKKKIFYVSGEESASQIKMRADRLTDVQNPNCFLFTETNLEKILHEANKLEPDFVIIDSIQTLQSQLIESSPGTVSQIRECSNEIIKYAKENNVPVFLVGHITKDGQIAGPKVLEHMVDVVLNFDGDRNHLFRLLRANKNRFGSTSEIGIYEMVSQGLKEIKNPSEILITKKFEELSGNSVAVTLEGNRPMLLEIQALVSTAVYGTPQRSSTGFDAKRLNMLLAVLEKRAGFQLGAKDVFLNITGGIKTDDPALDLAVVASILSSNDDVAISEHYCFAGEIGLSGEIRPIAQAEQRITEAEKLGYEKIFISNLNKLPKKKFGIKIEEVSKIEDFHERLF
- a CDS encoding class I SAM-dependent methyltransferase: MMKTSILKYYDNLAANYDENRFGNSYGKYIDQQERSFLNYFFKDKNYSKVLDLGCGTGRLLNFATHGTDFSEEMLNAARQKYPEKILAKGEISQIPFNNEFDCIFCFHVIMHQNKKETEAFLNECYSKLNKNGTLIFDYPTKRRRKVISPQEDWHAGNRFAPKEIAELSEKRWKIKTTTGILLFPIHRIPKGLRKYFLSLDILLCKTFLKNWASYHIAILEKI
- a CDS encoding ACP phosphodiesterase, with the translated sequence MNYLAHSFLTFTDGQIVGQFLEDFIRNRDRFSFPKDIQDGITLHRAIDTFTDAHPAIHEAKKVFAPLVRLYAGAFVDVSMDYFLANDLNLHSVQGWKNHSVKVYRVLNENYEYLPENFRRMLAKMEEGDWLYNYRYDKNIGYSMRNVLNKAKYLDKDIPVHEAFLKNKNFLQECYNNFFPDLLEHARGINALLQMEN
- a CDS encoding DUF6702 family protein codes for the protein MKKLLLFFSVLFVFFSFTRAKHPYHVGSVEINYNQKSKTFEVTGRFFLDDLENGLNTKYGKSLHFNDPKFKTQLNESLKNYTAEYFKLKANNKFLNVNYVGYEEDHESINVYLESEKVDTPKKVEAAVSFLYNLFDDQINIVHIIVNGERKSEKLTYPNRYLFQQF
- a CDS encoding type II toxin-antitoxin system RelE/ParE family toxin: MRIIFSEIASRSYEDIIEFLSRNWTEKEISLFIDEAEKVAGKLKKGKFNLYQKYSHDVRSALIGKKHVRMFFRKENDDLIKVLLFFDMRQDPQKLLDLLS
- a CDS encoding HupE/UreJ family protein, which codes for MQDFLFYLNLGWEHIISLDALDHQLFVLALIAVYSFNDLKQILILITAFTIGHSITLALSTFDIIRINSAWVEFLIPLTIVITSLDNILMKNKKQTLMKANYYLALIFGLIHGMGFANTARVMIAKSQSIAVPLLGFNIGLELGQIAIVFGILIFLLILLKIFKVNQKDWVLFVSSGVFALSLKMTLERIPF